Below is a genomic region from Ketogulonicigenium vulgare WSH-001.
CGGGGATCAAGGATCTAACCGCCGCGCTGGGGCGCAGCGCAGGCGGCGGCGTCAAGGGGCAGGCGGCGGTGCTGGCCTGCGATCTGCGCGATCAGCCGCAATTGTTTATCGAGACACTGCACGCCATTCCCCACGCCGATGGCACGGTGGCCATCGGGTCAACCTCGGAAAATCAATGGGATGATGACAGCAAGGTGGATGCGCAGGTCGAGGCGCTGATCGCCCGCGCCCGCGATCTGGTGCCCGTGCTGCGCGATGCGCCCGTGGTTGCGCGATGGGCCGGTGTGCGGCCCAAGGCCAAATCCCGCGCGCCGCTGCTGGCTGCCTATCCGGATCGCCCCGGCCATTTCATCGCCAATGGCGGCTTTAAAATCGGCTTTGGCGTCGCGCCGATGGTGGGCGAGGTGATGGCCGATCTGGTGCTGGAGGGGCGCGATACCATCCCAGCGGGCTTTGGGTTCTAACCCTTGCGCCGCAGATGTTCGTCCAAGCGCGGCATAATCTCGACAAAGTTGCAGGGCTTGTGGCGATAGTCCAGCTGCGCGGCCAGAATCCCGTCCCACGCATCCTTGCAGGCGGAGGGGCTGCCGGGCAGCGCGAACAGATAGGTGCCCTGCGCAACACCGCCCGTCGCGCGGCTTTGCACGGCGGATGTGCCGATCTTTTGGAACGAGATCATGGCGAACACCGTGGCAAAGGCGTCGATCTCTTTTTCATAGACATCGCGATGCGCCTCGACCGTGACATCGCGGCCGGTCAGGCCGGTGCCGCCGGTACTGATCACCACATCAATCGCCGGATCGGCGCACCATGCGCGCAGCTGATCCGCGATCACCGCCCGCTCGTCGGGCAGGATCGCGCGGGCGGCGAGGGTATGGCCCGCATCCCCCAACCTTTGCACCAGTACATCGCCGGATCGGTCATCTGCCAGCGCGCGCGTGTCGGATACGGTCAGCACGGCGATATTAAGGGGGATAAAGGCGCGTTCGGTCATAGGCGGGCTTTCAATGAGAGCAGATCGGCCCAAGCCTCGCGCTTGGCGCCGGGTTCGCGCAGCAGATAGGCGGGGTGGGTCATGGGCAGGGCGGGGCGGCCCGTGACCTCGGCCCAGTTGCCGCGCAGGCGCAAGATACCGGCCTGACCCAGCAGCGCCTTGCACGGCGTATTGCCCATCAGCACCAGATATTCGGGGTCAGCCAGTTCGATATGCCGCTGTAGAAACGGCAGCATCATGGCAATTTCAGTATCCGATGGCGTGCGGTTTTCTGGCGGCCGCCAGGGCAGCACATTGGCGATATAGACCGCCTGATCGGCCATTGGCGCGCTGCGCGACAGGCCGATGGCCCCGAACATACGATCCAAAAGCTGCCCGGCGCGCCCGACAAAGGGACGGCCCGCGCGGTCCTCCTCGCGCCCCGGTGCTTCGCCGACGATCATCACGCGGGCGGCAGGGTCGCCGTCGCTGAACACGAAACTGCGCGCCCCTTGCTTGAGGGCGCACAGATCGAACCCCTCCATCACGCTGGCGAGCTGTTCCAGGTTTTGCGCGCTGGCGGCCAGCGCTGCAGCCTCGGCGGGGGCATCAACCTCGGGCAGGGGGCCAAGACGGGCGGCTTTGGGCTTTTCCGGTGCGGCGATCGGGGCGGGCGCGGCGATTTTGGGGCTTTCACCGGGCAGCGCATAGCGATCCACGGGCTGATCGGCGATGGCCTCATCAGCGCCCATCTCGACCAGCCAGGCCAGCATCTCGCGCGTCGCGTAAAAATCAGGGGCAGTATCCATTGTGCTAAGATAATCATCCTTGCTGCAAAAGGGCAGAGGGAATCGGGCGATGCCGCCTTGACGCCCCCCGCGCTTTGGGCGCAAGTCCACGGGTGAAAAAGGCCGCATGCGCGCGCGGCCCTGTCGGAATAGGAGCGATTGGATGACCCGGACTGTATATGTAAACGGCGAATATCTGCCCGAGACCGAGGCCAAGGTCTCGATCTTTGACCGTGGCTTTGTCATGGGCGATGCGGTTTACGAAGTGACCGCCGTTGTAGGCGGCAAGCTGTTGGACTTTGCGGGTCACGAAGCGCGCCTTGCCCGCTCGCTGAACGAGATCGAAATCGAAAATCCCTTTGCGGAAGGCGAGCTGCTGGCGATCCACCGCGAGCTGCTGGCCAAGAATGAATTGGTCGATGGCGGTATCTATCTGCAGGTAACGCGCGGCAATCCGGGCGACCGCGATTTCGTCTTCCCCGATCCGGCTGTCGTGAAACCGACCGTCGTGCTTTACACCCAATTAAAGCCCGGCGTGCTGCAATCGCCGACAGGGATCAACGGCATCCGCGTGATTTCGGTGCCCGAGATGCGCTGGCACCGCCGCGACATTAAAACCGTGCAACTGCTGTATCCGTCCATGGCCAAGATGATGGCGAAAAAGGCGGGCGTTGATGATGCATGGTTCGTCGAGGATGGCTTTGTCACCGAAGGCTCGTCGAACAATACCTATATTGTGAAGGACGGCGCGATCATCACCCGCCCGCTGTCGCAGGATCTGCTGCACGGCATCACCCGCGCCGCGCTGCTGCGCTACGCGAACGAGGCGCAGATCAAGATTATCGAGCGGCCCTTTACCATCGCCGAGGCACAGGCGGCGGACGAGGCGTTCCTGACCTCGGCCTCGGCCTTTGTGACGCCAGTGATCGAGGTGGACGGCGCCGCCATTGGCGCGGGCACCCCCGGCCCGATCGCAAAGCGCCTGCGCGAGATTTACATCGACGAGGCGCTGAAAGCCGGCATCTAAAAACGGCATCTAAAAGATAAAGGGCGGGTTATCCCGCCCTTTTATTTTGTCGCAAGCAAGATTTACTTGGTCGCAAGCTCGGCGCGGAAAAACAGCGCGACCAGCACCGAGATGACCGACAATAGCGCAAGGTTCAGCGCAAGCTGCATATCCAGCGCATTCGACAGCCATGTGCCGATGACCGTGGTCGCGATCCCCAGCAGCGTCAGCACTGCGATAAACTGCCCGATATTGCCCAGCCAGATCCGCACCGGCGAGCGCCGCTTGGCCGCATCCTGCCGCGTCAGGCGCAGCGTATAAAGGTGCAGGCCGATAAAAACGGGCGTGAAGACGATCAGATTGGCGATGCTCCACCGCGAGACATAAGGCACGTAATCGCGCGGCGCCAACCGCTCGATCAGGTCAGATCCCAGCGCCTGCACATTCCATACGACAACGATCAGTGCCAAAAACTTCAGGGCGTAAAACAGCGCTTCGCGGGCGGAATAAGACGGCTGCGGGCGTGGCATCGGGGGAATGCGCCCCTCGGGGTCGGCCCAAGCGGCTAGGGCATTTTCAGCCTCGGCCGCGCTCCAGCCCGCATCTTGCAGGCGGTTGCGGATCACCTCGCGCCCGATACCGGCCGCCAATGCGTCGCGCACAAAGTCGGACAGCTGGGCGGGCGCGCTCATCCTTGATGCGCCTTTTCAAAGGCGGCAAGCTGCGCGGGGCTGGCATCCGTTTGGTTCTGGGCGCGCCAGGTCTCATAGGGCATGCCATAGAACATCTCGCGCGCGGGTTCTTTGCCGATGGTCACGCCCATCTCGGCTGCTGCCTCATCCATCCAGCGGGCCAGACAGTTGCGGCAGAATCCGGCAAGGTTCATCAGGTCGATATTCTGTACATCGGGGCGGTCTTGCATCAGGTGCTGTTGCAGGCGGCGAAAGGCGGCGGCCTCGATCTGGATGCGGGTTTGCTCGTCCATCGGTTTTCTCCTAAATCAAAGTCAGCGCGCGCTGCAGCAGCGGCGCAAGGCGGGCGGCCCACCCGGCTTGCTGCGCGGGGGTAGTGATCAGATCGTTGCGGATTTCGATCAGCGTGTTCAGGCGATGATAGCGCAGCGCGTGGCGGTCGATACTGTCCCCGGGCAAATGACCGCTATAGGGCTGGTTTGCGCCCACGCTTAGATCGCCCTCGGCCCGTAGCAGATCGATCAGCGCCTGTGAGTAATCGGGATCGGCGGGGTCGAACAGGATGCCGATATGCCACGGGCGGGGCGGGCGGCCACGCAGTTGCGGCGTAAAGCTATGCACGGCGACGATCACCGTATCATCCTGCCGCGCCGCAAGGCTCTCAATGGCGGCGTGATAGGGGCGGTAAAGCCGCTGCAAGCGTTCCTCGCGCGCGGCGTGACCCGCATTGCGGTTCGCGGGAATGACCGAGCCATCATAAAGCCGCATCAGCAAGGTCGGATCATCCTCGCCCCGGTTCGGGTCCATCACAAGGCGCGAGAACCGCGACAGCACGGCAGGGCACTCCAGCAAATCACTTAACGCGCGACTGACGCCCGCCGCGCCGGGATCATAGGCGATATGGCGTGTCATATCTGCCGCGGGCAGGCCCAGATCGCCACCTGCAACCCAATCGGGCACGTGATTGCTGGCGTGATCACAGGTCACCAGCCACCGCGAGCGCCGCGCAGCCCCCATAATTTCAAAGCTTTCCGTGATCCGGTCTTGCGAAACTGTCATGCTGCTGTGTTATGTCTGCTTTGTGCGTTCCACCTGTTTAGGACTGTTGAGCCGCAAAGGGAATTGCGCAATAAGGCGTTAAGTAAGTTAGCGATAACATTGTCCGCAACACGCCTGATCGCACTAGCGGTGTGATAGGCACCTGTCGTCAGAAGGAAGCATCCCATGAAGCGCCACCGCAATGTCAAAATCGTCGCCACACTTGGGCCATCGTCCAGCAGCTACGCGATGATTCGGGCGCTGGTCGAGGCAGGGGCAGATGTCTTCCGCCTGAACATGAGCCATGGCACCCATGACGAACAGCGCGACCGCTATGACATCATCCGTCAGGTCGAGGCGGATCTGGGCGTGCCAATTGCCGTTCTGGCCGACCTGCAGGGGCCGAAACTGCGCGTCGGCACCTTTGCCGATGGCCCGGTGGATCTGTCTGTTGGCGCGCCTTTCCGTCTGGATCTGGACCCGACCCCCGGCGACATCCACCGTGTGCAACTGCCCCACCACGAGATTTTCGCCGCGCTGCGCCCTGGCGCGACGCTGCTGGTGAATGACGGCAAGATCCGCCTGCGCGTCGATCAATGCGGCGCAGATTTTGCCGATTGCACCGTCACCGTTGGCGGCGCGATTTCGAACCGCAAGGGCGTGAACGTTCCTGATGTGGTGCTGCCGCTGGCGGCTTTGTCGGAAAAAGACCTTGGCGATCTGGAATTCGCCTGCCAACTGGGGGCCGACTGGATTGCGCTGTCCTTCGTGCAGCGCGCCGCCGACGTCGAGCAGGCTCGTGCGCTGGTGGGGGATCGCGCGGCGATCCTGGCCAAGATCGAAAAGCCCGCCGCCGTCGATGATTTCGACAAGATTCTGGCGGTGTCTGACGGCATCATGGTCGCGCGTGGCGATCTGGGGGTCGAACTGCCCGTGGCCGCTGTGCCGCCGATCCAGAAACGTCTGATCACCGCCTGCCGCGCCGCGGCAAAGCCGGTCATCGTTGCGACGCAGATGCTGGAATCGATGATCGAAAGCCCGATGCCGACCCGCGCCGAAGTGTCGGACGTCGCAAATGCGATTTACGAGGGCGCCGATGCCGTCATGCTGTCGGCCGAATCGGCCGCCGGTAAATTCCCGCTGGAAGCCGTCGGCACCATGGACAGCGTCGCAACCGAGGTGGAAAGCGATCCGCATTATCGCGAACTGCTGGACAGCACCCGCAAAGCCGTGCGCACCACGATCGCCGAGGGCATGGTCGCCGCCGCGCGCGAGATTGCAGATACCACCGATGTGCGGGCGATCTGCTGCTATTCGCGTTCGGGCAAGACCGCTAATCTGGTGGCGCGTGAACGTCCCCGCACGCCGATCCTGATGCTGACGCCCCTGGTGCCGACCGCGCGCCGCATGTGCCTCAGCTGGGGCACGATCTGCCGCATGACCGAGACGGTGGACGAGTTCCGCTCGGCTGTTGTGGCGGCGGTGCGAATCGCCGTGGCTGAAAATCTGGCGGAAAAAACCGATCACGTCGTGGTGGTTGCAGGTGTGCCGTTCAATGTGGTCGGCTCGACCAACGTTTTGCGCGTCGCCCCTTGTGATGAGCGTTTGATCTACGGCACAGACATGGCATAACGATCAAAACCAAACCCCGGGGGCGTGATGCAGCTTGATTTTGCCTTTGTCGGTGCGGCACTGCTGCTGGGGTTTGCTGTTTTATCGCTGCTGTCGGGGCTGGCCGATGGGCGTCTTTCGCGCTTTGGCCTGCTGTTGTTCGCAGCCGGATTTGCAATTGGCGGCTGGGTGGTGATCAATCATCCCGCCGACTACGGCTTGGCGCAGATCCCCGCGGTTTTCATTCGTGTTCTTGCGGCGCTGACGCGCATTTCCTGACCGCGAACCCCTTGCATCACAGGCAAAGCCGCCTTATAGGGCAGCTTCCTTCGCGCGCCCGGTCAAAGTGGCATACCGAGGCGCGCGCTCACCGACCCGAAGAAGGAGACGGAAATGCCCAAGATGAAGACCAAATCGGCCGCCAAAAAGCGGTTCAAGGTGACCGCAAACGGTCGTGTCGTTGCTGGCCAAGCAGGCAAGCGTCACGGCATGATCAAGCGCACCAACAAGTTCATTCGTGATGCCCGTGGCACCACGATCCTCAGCGCGGCTGACGAGAAAATCGTCAAGCTGTACCTGCCCTACGCATAAGGAGAGCTTGAGATGTCGCGCACTAAAGGCGGTACCGTCACACATCGTCGTCACAAGAAAGTCCTCGACGCGGCAAAGGGTTATTATGACCACCGCCGCCGTACTTTCAAAGTGGCCAAACAGGCCGTCGATAAGGCCAACCAATATGCGACCCGTGACCGCCGCGTCCGTCGTCGTAACTTCCGCGCCCTGTGGATCCAGCGTATCAACGCCGGTGTCCGTGCGATCGACCAAACGCTGAACTATTCGAAGTTCATCAATGGTCTGGCCCTGGCCGGGATCGAGGTTGACCGTAAGGTTCTGGCTGATCTGGCCGTGCATGAACCCGAAGCTTTTGCTGCCATCGTCGAAAAGGCGAAGGCCGCGCTGGCGTAAGTTTTTATCGGCCCCCAAGATCGACCTGGGGGTCGAAATAAAGACAAACAGGAAGCCGCGGACCTTTAGGGGTCTCGCGGCTTCTTGCGTCTTGAGGCTTGGCGCATTACGCCTGCCGCAATAGCGATGAAAGGGGTCCGGGATGGACGATCTGAAAGCGAAATATCTGGGGTTGATCGCGGATGCGGGCGATGAATCCGCGATCGAGGATCTGCGCGTCCAGGCTCTTGGCAAAAAGGGCGAAATCGCCCTTCTGATGCGCGGCCTTGGCGCGATGTCCCCCGAGGAACGCCAAAGCGTGGGCCCCGCGCTGAACGCGCTGAAGGACGAGATCAATTCTGCCATCGCGGCGCGCAAGGCTTCGCTGGGCGATGCCGCGCTGGCCGAGCGTCTGCGCAGCGAATGGCTGGATGTCACCTTGCCCGCGCGCGACCGCCGCAGCGGCACGATCCACCCGATCAGCCAAGTCTCGGACGAAGTCACTGCGATTTTCGCTGATATGGGCTTTGCCGTTGCCGAAGGCCCGCAGGTCGAAAGCGATTGGTATAACTTTGATGCGCTGAACATTCCCGGCCACCACCCCGCACGGGCCGAGATGGACACGTTCTATATGCACCGTCTGGCCGGCGATAACCGCGCCCCATCCGTGCTGCGCACGCATACCTCGCCGGTGCAGATCCGCTCGATGGAGGCGCATGGCGCACCCCTGCGCATCATCTGTCCGGGCCGCGTCTATCGCGCCGATTACGACCAGACCCACACCCCGATGTTCCATCAGGTCGAGGGACTGGCGATTGACCGCAACATTTCCATGGCCAACCTGAAATGGGTGCTGGAAGAGTTCGTGAAATCCTATTTCGAGGTCGACAGTGTCGATCTGCGTTTCCGCGCCAGCCACTTCCCCTTTACCGAACCCTCGGCCGAGGTGGATATCCGCTGTTCGTGGGAGGGTGGCACGCTGAAAGTGGGCGAGGGCGATGATTGGCTTGAGATCCTCGGCTCTGGCATGATCCATCCCAAGGTGCTGAAAGCCGGCGGTATCGACCCCGACCAGTATCAGGGCTTTGCCTTTGGCATGGGGATCGACCGGATCGCGATGCTGAAATACGGCATCCCCGATCTGCGCGCCTTCTTTGACAGCGATCTGCGCTGGCTGCGCCATTATGGCTTTGCAAGTTTGGATGTGCCGACGTTGCAGGGCGGCCTTTCGCGCTAATTCTGTGGCGGCCTGACCGCCCTCACAAATACAAAGGGTTGGAGTGACATGAAATTCACCCTCTCATGGCTGAAAGACCACCTCGACACCACCGCCTCGGTCGAGGAGATCACCGAGGCGCTGACGGACCTTGGTCTGGAAGTCGAAGGCGTCGAGGATAAAACCGCACGTCTGCGCGGCTTCAAAATCGGTAAAGTGCTGAACGCGGTTCAGCACCCCGATGCCGACAAGCTGCGCGTCTGTACTGTGCTTACGGCGGATGGCGAACAGCAGATCGTCTGCGGCGCCCCCAATGCCCGCACCGGGATCACCGTCGTCGTCGCATCTCCCGGCACCTATGTGCCGGGCATCGACGTGACCATTCAGGTCGGCAAGATCCGCGGCGTCGAATCCCACGGCATGATGTGTTCCGAGCGCGAGCTGGAGCTGTCGGACGAGCATGACGGCATTATCGAGCTGCCCTCGGGCGAGGTCGGTCAGGAATTCGTCGATTGGCTGGCGGAAAACCAGCCTGCCAAAGTCGATCCGGTGATCGAGATTGCGATCACCCCAAACCGTCCCGATGCGCTGGCCGTACGCGGCGTTGCGCGTGATCTGGCGGCGCGGGGCCTTGGCACGCTGCGCGCCCGCGACGTTCAGGCCATCGCGCCCAGCTTTGCCACTGATGCGACAATCGCCATTGCCGCCGATACGCTGGATGATGCGCCCGTTTTTGCGGGCCAGGTGCTGCGCGGCGTGAAAAACGGGCCGAGCCCTGTTTGGCTGCAAGATCGCCTGCGCGCCATTGGCCTGCGACCGATCAGCTTCCTTGTCGATGTGACGAATTTCTTTTCCTACGACCTGTGCCGCCCGCTGCATGTCTTTGACCTGGATAAAGTCAAAGGTACCGTTCAGGTGCGCCGCGCCCGTGCGGGCGAGGAGCTGCTGGCGCTGGATGGCAAGACCTATGCCTTGGCAGAGGGGCAGGTGATCGTCGCTGATGACGAAGGTCCGATCTCGGTCGGCGGTATCATGGGCGGCGAGCGCACCGGCGTTTCGGACGAGACCGTGAATGTGCTGGTCGAGAGCGCATGGTGGCAGCCGATCCAGATCGCGATGACCGGCCGCGCGTTGAAAATCAACTCGGATGCGCGCTATCGGTTCGAACGTGGCGTCGATCCGGCCTTTACCTTGCCCGGTCTTGATCAGGCCGTCCGTATGATTGCGGATATTGCAGGGGGCGAAGCCTCGCAGGTGATCGTTGCGGGCGCGGTGCCGGATGTCGCGCGCGCCTACCGTCTGGATACCGACCGCGTGCAAAGCCTGGTCGGCATGGAAATCGCGCCCGAGACCCAGCGCGCTACCTTGCAAGCGCTTGGATTTGTGCTGGATGGCGATATGGCCAGCGTGCCAAGCTGGCGTCCCGATGTGCTGGGCGAGGCTGATCTTGTCGAGGAAGTGGCGCGGATCGCCTCGCTGACCAAGCTGGTTGGCGTGCCGATGCCGCGGATGCAGGCAGGTGTGCCAAAGCCGATCCTGACGCCGCTGCAACGCCGTCTTGGCACTGCGCGTCGCACGGTGGCCAGCCTTGGTTATAATGAATGCGTCACCTACAGCTTTATCGACCAGAAATCCGCTAGCCTGTTCGGCGGCGGCGATGACGCCTCGATGCTGGAAAACCCGATCTCGGCGGATCTGTCGCATCTGCGTCCCGATCTGCTGCCGGGCCTTTTGCGTGCCGCTGCGCGTAATCAGGCGCGCGGCTTTGCCGATCTGGCGCTGTTCGAGGCAGGTCATGTCTTTTCGGGCGGCGAGCCGGGCGATCAAGTCCTGCATGTCACCGGTCTTCTGGTCGGTCGCACCGCGCCGCGCGATGTGCATAAGGCCGCCCGCGCCGTCGATCTGTTCGACGCCAAGGCCGATATCGAGGCTGTTCTGGCCGCCGTCGGCGCACCGGCCCGTGTGCAGATCATGCGTAATGGCGCCGATTGGTGGCATCCCGGCCGTCACGGCACCATCTGCCTTGGCCCGAAAAAGGTCATCGGCACCTTTGGCGAGCTGCATCCGCGCCTGTTGAAAGAGATGGATATCCAAGGCCCTGCCGTCGCCTTTACCATCTTCCTCGAGGAGGTGCCGCTGCCCAAATCGACCAATGCCGCGCGCCCTGCGCTGGTGCTGAACGATCTGCAGCCGATCTCGCGCGATTTCGCCTTTGTCGTCCCCAATGCGGTCGAGGCGCTGACCATGATCAACGCCGCGCTGGGTGCGGATAAAGCGATGATCGTGGATGCGCGTGTGTTCGACGAATTCGCGGGCGGCAATCTGCCCGAGGGGCACAAATCGCTGGCGCTGTCGGTGCGCATCCAACCGCAAGGCGCGACGCTGAAAGAGGCCGAGATCGAGGCTCTCAGCGCCAAGGTCGTCGAAAAGGTGGCCAAGGCCACCGGCGCCGTTCTGCGGGGATAAAGGGATAAAAGGGCGGTGCGCTGGCACCGCCCTTTTTCATTCAGCCACGCGGCGGAATGTTCAAGCCGCGCTGCACGGCAGGGCGGGCAAGAAAGCGGGCGACATAGGCCTGCACATTTTTGCACTCATCCCAGCCAATCAACGGCTTGGTCCCGTAAAACTCGAGGCTGTTGATCCAGGGCGCGATGGCCATATCGGCAATGGAATATTCGCCGGTGATCCAGTCCTTATCTGCCAGCTCTTTGTCCAGCACCTGCAGCAGACGGGCGGCCTCGTTCAGGTAACGCTCGCGCGGGCGGGGGTCTTCGATGGCGGCACCGGCGAATTTGCTGAAAAAGCCCATCTGGCCGAACATCGGGCCAACGCCGCCCATCTGAAACATCAGCCATTGGATCGTCTTGAACCGTTGCGCGCCGGTGCCGATGAATTGGCCGGTCTTGTCCGCAAGGTAAATCAGGATCGCGCCGCTTTCGAACAGACCAATCGGCGCACCATCGGGGCCGTTCGGGTCGATGATCGCGGGGATCTTGTTATTGGGGTTCAGCGACAGGAACGCGGGGCTTTTCACATCGGCATCGGCCAGCGTGATGCGGTGCGCCTCGTAATCAAGGCCCATTTCCTCAAGCGCGATCGAGACTTTGACGCCGTTCGGGGTCGGAAAGGAATAAAGCTGGATCACATCGGGGTTCTGAGCGGGCCAGCGGTCGTTGATCGCAAAGGCGGAAAGGTCAGCCATAAGAAGTCCT
It encodes:
- the moaB gene encoding molybdenum cofactor biosynthesis protein B, encoding MTERAFIPLNIAVLTVSDTRALADDRSGDVLVQRLGDAGHTLAARAILPDERAVIADQLRAWCADPAIDVVISTGGTGLTGRDVTVEAHRDVYEKEIDAFATVFAMISFQKIGTSAVQSRATGGVAQGTYLFALPGSPSACKDAWDGILAAQLDYRHKPCNFVEIMPRLDEHLRRKG
- a CDS encoding uracil-DNA glycosylase, coding for MDTAPDFYATREMLAWLVEMGADEAIADQPVDRYALPGESPKIAAPAPIAAPEKPKAARLGPLPEVDAPAEAAALAASAQNLEQLASVMEGFDLCALKQGARSFVFSDGDPAARVMIVGEAPGREEDRAGRPFVGRAGQLLDRMFGAIGLSRSAPMADQAVYIANVLPWRPPENRTPSDTEIAMMLPFLQRHIELADPEYLVLMGNTPCKALLGQAGILRLRGNWAEVTGRPALPMTHPAYLLREPGAKREAWADLLSLKARL
- a CDS encoding D-amino-acid transaminase, with amino-acid sequence MTRTVYVNGEYLPETEAKVSIFDRGFVMGDAVYEVTAVVGGKLLDFAGHEARLARSLNEIEIENPFAEGELLAIHRELLAKNELVDGGIYLQVTRGNPGDRDFVFPDPAVVKPTVVLYTQLKPGVLQSPTGINGIRVISVPEMRWHRRDIKTVQLLYPSMAKMMAKKAGVDDAWFVEDGFVTEGSSNNTYIVKDGAIITRPLSQDLLHGITRAALLRYANEAQIKIIERPFTIAEAQAADEAFLTSASAFVTPVIEVDGAAIGAGTPGPIAKRLREIYIDEALKAGI
- a CDS encoding DUF5671 domain-containing protein, encoding MSAPAQLSDFVRDALAAGIGREVIRNRLQDAGWSAAEAENALAAWADPEGRIPPMPRPQPSYSAREALFYALKFLALIVVVWNVQALGSDLIERLAPRDYVPYVSRWSIANLIVFTPVFIGLHLYTLRLTRQDAAKRRSPVRIWLGNIGQFIAVLTLLGIATTVIGTWLSNALDMQLALNLALLSVISVLVALFFRAELATK
- a CDS encoding DUF1244 domain-containing protein, producing MDEQTRIQIEAAAFRRLQQHLMQDRPDVQNIDLMNLAGFCRNCLARWMDEAAAEMGVTIGKEPAREMFYGMPYETWRAQNQTDASPAQLAAFEKAHQG
- a CDS encoding N-formylglutamate amidohydrolase, whose product is MTVSQDRITESFEIMGAARRSRWLVTCDHASNHVPDWVAGGDLGLPAADMTRHIAYDPGAAGVSRALSDLLECPAVLSRFSRLVMDPNRGEDDPTLLMRLYDGSVIPANRNAGHAAREERLQRLYRPYHAAIESLAARQDDTVIVAVHSFTPQLRGRPPRPWHIGILFDPADPDYSQALIDLLRAEGDLSVGANQPYSGHLPGDSIDRHALRYHRLNTLIEIRNDLITTPAQQAGWAARLAPLLQRALTLI
- the pyk gene encoding pyruvate kinase; this encodes MKRHRNVKIVATLGPSSSSYAMIRALVEAGADVFRLNMSHGTHDEQRDRYDIIRQVEADLGVPIAVLADLQGPKLRVGTFADGPVDLSVGAPFRLDLDPTPGDIHRVQLPHHEIFAALRPGATLLVNDGKIRLRVDQCGADFADCTVTVGGAISNRKGVNVPDVVLPLAALSEKDLGDLEFACQLGADWIALSFVQRAADVEQARALVGDRAAILAKIEKPAAVDDFDKILAVSDGIMVARGDLGVELPVAAVPPIQKRLITACRAAAKPVIVATQMLESMIESPMPTRAEVSDVANAIYEGADAVMLSAESAAGKFPLEAVGTMDSVATEVESDPHYRELLDSTRKAVRTTIAEGMVAAAREIADTTDVRAICCYSRSGKTANLVARERPRTPILMLTPLVPTARRMCLSWGTICRMTETVDEFRSAVVAAVRIAVAENLAEKTDHVVVVAGVPFNVVGSTNVLRVAPCDERLIYGTDMA
- the rpmI gene encoding 50S ribosomal protein L35 is translated as MPKMKTKSAAKKRFKVTANGRVVAGQAGKRHGMIKRTNKFIRDARGTTILSAADEKIVKLYLPYA
- the rplT gene encoding 50S ribosomal protein L20, translated to MSRTKGGTVTHRRHKKVLDAAKGYYDHRRRTFKVAKQAVDKANQYATRDRRVRRRNFRALWIQRINAGVRAIDQTLNYSKFINGLALAGIEVDRKVLADLAVHEPEAFAAIVEKAKAALA
- the pheS gene encoding phenylalanine--tRNA ligase subunit alpha, with protein sequence MDDLKAKYLGLIADAGDESAIEDLRVQALGKKGEIALLMRGLGAMSPEERQSVGPALNALKDEINSAIAARKASLGDAALAERLRSEWLDVTLPARDRRSGTIHPISQVSDEVTAIFADMGFAVAEGPQVESDWYNFDALNIPGHHPARAEMDTFYMHRLAGDNRAPSVLRTHTSPVQIRSMEAHGAPLRIICPGRVYRADYDQTHTPMFHQVEGLAIDRNISMANLKWVLEEFVKSYFEVDSVDLRFRASHFPFTEPSAEVDIRCSWEGGTLKVGEGDDWLEILGSGMIHPKVLKAGGIDPDQYQGFAFGMGIDRIAMLKYGIPDLRAFFDSDLRWLRHYGFASLDVPTLQGGLSR
- the pheT gene encoding phenylalanine--tRNA ligase subunit beta; the protein is MKFTLSWLKDHLDTTASVEEITEALTDLGLEVEGVEDKTARLRGFKIGKVLNAVQHPDADKLRVCTVLTADGEQQIVCGAPNARTGITVVVASPGTYVPGIDVTIQVGKIRGVESHGMMCSERELELSDEHDGIIELPSGEVGQEFVDWLAENQPAKVDPVIEIAITPNRPDALAVRGVARDLAARGLGTLRARDVQAIAPSFATDATIAIAADTLDDAPVFAGQVLRGVKNGPSPVWLQDRLRAIGLRPISFLVDVTNFFSYDLCRPLHVFDLDKVKGTVQVRRARAGEELLALDGKTYALAEGQVIVADDEGPISVGGIMGGERTGVSDETVNVLVESAWWQPIQIAMTGRALKINSDARYRFERGVDPAFTLPGLDQAVRMIADIAGGEASQVIVAGAVPDVARAYRLDTDRVQSLVGMEIAPETQRATLQALGFVLDGDMASVPSWRPDVLGEADLVEEVARIASLTKLVGVPMPRMQAGVPKPILTPLQRRLGTARRTVASLGYNECVTYSFIDQKSASLFGGGDDASMLENPISADLSHLRPDLLPGLLRAAARNQARGFADLALFEAGHVFSGGEPGDQVLHVTGLLVGRTAPRDVHKAARAVDLFDAKADIEAVLAAVGAPARVQIMRNGADWWHPGRHGTICLGPKKVIGTFGELHPRLLKEMDIQGPAVAFTIFLEEVPLPKSTNAARPALVLNDLQPISRDFAFVVPNAVEALTMINAALGADKAMIVDARVFDEFAGGNLPEGHKSLALSVRIQPQGATLKEAEIEALSAKVVEKVAKATGAVLRG
- a CDS encoding glutathione S-transferase N-terminal domain-containing protein — encoded protein: MADLSAFAINDRWPAQNPDVIQLYSFPTPNGVKVSIALEEMGLDYEAHRITLADADVKSPAFLSLNPNNKIPAIIDPNGPDGAPIGLFESGAILIYLADKTGQFIGTGAQRFKTIQWLMFQMGGVGPMFGQMGFFSKFAGAAIEDPRPRERYLNEAARLLQVLDKELADKDWITGEYSIADMAIAPWINSLEFYGTKPLIGWDECKNVQAYVARFLARPAVQRGLNIPPRG